The sequence CTCAACGCAAAAACGCCTGCCGATACTCGCCCGGCGTCCCCCCCAAAACCTGCTTGAACCGATTGGTGAAATGACTCGCGCTGGCAAACCCGCACGCCAGCGCAATCTCACCCAACGGCAACGCCGTCCCGCGCAACAACTCCCGTGCCCGGCTCAAGCGCCGCGCCAGCACGTATTGATGCGGCGGTAAGCCGAAACTCGTCCGGAACATCCGCGCAAAGTGGTATTCCGATAACGCACACAACCCGGCCAGTTGACCGAGGCTGATCGGCTCGGCCAACTGAGTGTCGATGAACTCCACCAATTGCCGCCGCTGGTGTGGCGCCAATCCACCCTTCAAACGCAAACCCTGACGCGCACCCACCTGGCTGAGCAAGGTGTGGCTGATCAGTTCATGGGCGAGGCTGCTGGTCAGCAAGCGTTCGGCGGGTTCGTCCCAGTTCAGGCTCAGCAACTGCCGAAAGCGCTGCGCCTGTTGCGGGTCTTCGAGAAAGGTTTGCTCGTGCAGCTGCATTTCCCGCGGTTCGCGATCCAGCAGCGTGACGCAACCGAGGGCGAATTGTTCGGCGCTGAAATACAAGTGTGCGAGACGGATATCGCCGTTGATCACCCAGCCCGACTCATGATCGGCGGGCAGGATGCACAGCTTGTCTGGCCCGCCTTTTTGTCCGGGTTGCCCGCGCCGAAAGGTGCCGGTGCCACCGGCGATGTAACAGGACAACGTGTGGTGGCTCGGCGCTGCGTATTCCTGCGCATCGTGGTGGTTGGTCCACAAAGCCGCAGACAAGCCGTCACCGAGCTCGGCGCTGTGCACAAGGCGTGCGTTCGGCGAGCTGTTCAACGCTTGAAAGACTTGCAAGGTATCGATGGCGGCCATGAGCGGTTCTCTTCAACGCCTTGCATCCTACTCCGTAGACGCCGAGCTGCCAGCCTGCCGCCCGACAAAAGCGCAAGAATCTGCAAGCGCGCAATGAACGCCCGGGCAGACACTCAAGGCCTATCGAGGAGTGTGTGCCATGAACCTGTCGTTGTATTTGCTGACCGTGCTGATCTGGGGCACGACGTGGATTGCCCTGAAATGGCAATTGGGCGTGGTGGCGATTCCCGTATCGATCGTCTATCGCTTCGGCCTCGCCGCGCTGGTGCTGTTTGCGCTGTTGCTGCTCAGCCGTCGCCTGCAACCGATGAACCGCCGTGGGCATCTCATCTGCGTGGCGCAGGGGGTGTGTCTGTTCTGCGTCAACTTCATGTGCTTCCTGACCGCCAGTCAGTGGATTCCCAGCGGTCTGGTCGCGGTGGTGTTTTCTACCGCAACACTGTGGAACGCGCTGAATGCGCGAGTGTTCTTCGGTCAACGTATCGCGCGCAATGTGCTACTGGGTGGCGGGCTCGGGTTGTTTGGGTTGGGTATGTTGTTCTGGCCGGAACTGGCCGGGCATCAGGCCAGCCCGCAAACCTTGCTCGGTCTCGGCCTGGCGTTGTGCGGCACCTTGTGTTTCTCGGCGGGCAACATGCTCTCGAGTCTGCAGCAGAAAGCGGGTCTCAAGCCGCTGACCACCAACGCCTGGGGCATGGCCTACGGCGCGGCGATGCTGTCGGTGTGGTGTCTGGTCAAGGGTATTCCGTTCGACATGGATTGGAGCCCGCGTTACGTCGGTGCGCTGCTGTATCTGGTCATCCCGGGCTCAGTGATCGGTTTCACTGCGTATCTGACGCTGGTCGGACGCATGGGCCCGGAGCGCGCGGCTTACTGCACCGTGCTGTTCCCGGTTGTGGCGCTGAACGTCTCGGCATTTGCTGAGGGTTATCAGTGGACAGCGCCGGCGCTGGTCGGACTGGTGTTAGTGATGCTGGGCAACGTATTGGTGTTTCGTAAACCGAAAGCGGTGGTGGCGCCGGTACAGGGAAAGCTGGCTTGAAATAAACGAGCGCTGAACTTCAGCGCTCGACTTTCAATGTGATGTAAATCATTACCGGGAAGATGAAGTCAACGATATGTCG comes from Pseudomonas sp. RU47 and encodes:
- a CDS encoding DMT family transporter, which produces MNLSLYLLTVLIWGTTWIALKWQLGVVAIPVSIVYRFGLAALVLFALLLLSRRLQPMNRRGHLICVAQGVCLFCVNFMCFLTASQWIPSGLVAVVFSTATLWNALNARVFFGQRIARNVLLGGGLGLFGLGMLFWPELAGHQASPQTLLGLGLALCGTLCFSAGNMLSSLQQKAGLKPLTTNAWGMAYGAAMLSVWCLVKGIPFDMDWSPRYVGALLYLVIPGSVIGFTAYLTLVGRMGPERAAYCTVLFPVVALNVSAFAEGYQWTAPALVGLVLVMLGNVLVFRKPKAVVAPVQGKLA
- a CDS encoding helix-turn-helix domain-containing protein; translation: MAAIDTLQVFQALNSSPNARLVHSAELGDGLSAALWTNHHDAQEYAAPSHHTLSCYIAGGTGTFRRGQPGQKGGPDKLCILPADHESGWVINGDIRLAHLYFSAEQFALGCVTLLDREPREMQLHEQTFLEDPQQAQRFRQLLSLNWDEPAERLLTSSLAHELISHTLLSQVGARQGLRLKGGLAPHQRRQLVEFIDTQLAEPISLGQLAGLCALSEYHFARMFRTSFGLPPHQYVLARRLSRARELLRGTALPLGEIALACGFASASHFTNRFKQVLGGTPGEYRQAFLR